One Tachysurus vachellii isolate PV-2020 chromosome 14, HZAU_Pvac_v1, whole genome shotgun sequence genomic window, CATAAATAAACAGGGCCGGTGTTGGGTAATGCTCTGGGTGGTTGTTCAGAGGGTCAATAGGGTCCAGCACTACctatctgccactgttgggcccttgagcaaggcccttaaccctcactgctccagggtcaCTGTATCattcatggctgaccctgtgctctgatcccGACTTCCAAAGTTTGTGTATGCAATacaagaatttcactgtgttgtaatgtatatgtaatgtaGTGATGTAGacttctttttatatttactaaaatataaaaagaagaaCATTAATTTGACTGTAAGTGACACTCTTGACTGTAACTGACACTCTTCATGTCAGAGTTAATAATTGATCATTTGAGCCTGATTAATGTGGTCATAGCCATGGCAATGCTAATGAgacaattattataaatacaagATACAGAAAATAGTTTCATTTTGTTCAACTTTCCTTTTCAAATTGTGggtgatttttgtttttgtgtttcagagTTCAGCGTTGGTTTGGCGTTTAGTGTCTCAGACCGAGTCTGAACGCacaataacacttttttttgtacaattttatGTAGAAACTTTCAACGATTTCGTTACGGATCCAGCAAATTGAAACAACCCTCAGCATCTTGGAAACAAAGGTAAAGGTTCTACAAAAACTCTAGACTTCGTCATGCATTAATGTTGCTCCTTTAGCTATAATGGGTGTACAGACCAGCATCAGACATTTCTCTCTCTACTCACACAAAGCATTTATgcacatagattttttttctacattttttatatatatatatataaatattttattcctcttttacaACAGCTTTTATTTTGACTACATCAtcctttttatttgtgtacagATTAATGTTGAGGAACTTCTCAGTACAAGTTAGTGTCCATGTGTGCTGTAGTGAGAAGTGTGTTTGCTGCATTAGgctagtttcttttcttttcttttcttttcttttcccttcttctattctattctatttttttccttttcagtttCCTTTTCCTCCCTTTCAATAATAACAGAAGTGGGCTCATTTTGAGCGTTAATGAATCTACAGAACTGTTGTGAATCTCTAAGTCTCTTCACAAGTCAGTTCATGTCAGGTTTCACTCAACACCCATCAATCCCATTTGGTCCTTTCTTTGAAGCTGTCCTCGATCCCTGGCCTTGAGGACGTCACTGTGGACAGAGTAGATCGGAGGCCTTCGGCAGAGACCAACGGCCCAGCAGTGGGATCCAGTGCTCCAGCAGGCTCGACTGTACCTTCTCCACCTTCTGAGGTAGATCAGACATCCGATTCCGCCTGACATCATCACACACGTGTCACACACTAGCTTATCATGAGTGTGAATTATCATAGGGTTCGCACGATTTTAGTGTTTAGTATTTTATATAGTGTTTGGTTTGGCTGTTAATGATTAGATTCATTTAGTGGTTTGTTTAATGTTTCGTTGAATGAAGATCAATGTAATTTAAGGACATTTTGAATACTGGTCAacatttgtatgttttattgGATCATTCTTGATTGTTTACAGGTTCCTGGACAAGGGCAGGAAGGCTCTCAGGGGCCTAAGGGAGAACCGGCGGCAGACAATGTGATGACAGTAGCCAAGGACCCTCGATACGCCAGATACCTCAAAATGGTGCAAGTGGTATGTCTTCGTTCTTTCTCTGCTAGACGCTTACAGTAACAACAGTTACATTACTGCAGCTACACTTCTGTTGTCTTAATAATGTCAAGAATTATTTGAGCAGCTTCCTAAGGCTAACAGTTGCCATGGTTTTGTTTTCATGTTAAGGGTGTTCCGGTCATGgcgataaaaaacaaaatgattcttGAGGGTTTAGACCCCAATCTCTTAGagtaagtatttatttatttatttatttatacctcCAGTTGTTTGTCTATTATGTAATATACTTCATCATGTTCTATAAGCAGTAGTGAACGATCTACACAAGCTTTGTGAGCCATCAGAACACACATGGAAATCAGTATTTCTCACCTGCACAGCTGTAAGCGTTGGACACTGATTAATCCTAAACattcaataaaaaacacacagctatgCTCATTTGGATAAGTATCCGCCCCAGATTGCCATATATGGTGAACagcttctgtttttaaaaagcacagCTTGAGCTGCTGATAATTAATGGTGTAAAACATTTCTAAGGAGATAAAAGTTTTCTTAaagttaaaagttttaaaaaactagaaaatagaGATCAATTAAATCTGCACCGGACTTTATCTGTCTGCATCTTGTGAGCAACTCCACGTTCAGTTTACAAGTGATTCCACATTTCTACCACTAGCGGTCTGTCATAAGAGCGTGTAAATatacacacctcctcacacgcAAGAATAAATCACATACTTGGCGTAGAAACGTCTGGACGTACCATTTAAGCATTAACTTTAAagattataaatacaaacaaaatctaGTTAAGGAGGAAGACATGAAgctaagaagaaaaataaatggttGTTAAATTCTCTCAGAAAATCAGGACAACCTGTTGTGCCGTCACGTTACACCAGGAGGCGCTTCTATCTCTTTTTGTCATTCACAGTTCACCAGATGCCCCGGTGCCAGACTTTAGCAAGAAGGGGACTGAAGAACAAGAAAACGACAGCTCAGACAGCGAATCATCTTTCAGTGACTGATTAGCCCCGCCCTCTGACCTACTGAAGCTGTCTGCTGAGAGCTTGTCTCTGTACAGGGTAAATGTATGCAGTGTACTCACCCATGCTGCTGACACTCACACGGACTACACTCGTGCCATACGAGCGGCTTAGATGTGCCTTAGACACGGctgtctacatctctctctacGTTGTGGTAAAGATTTAGAAATAGTCAAGAAAAGGATCGTCGTGAGAGTCATGATTCTTCTTATTAATGTTGACTTTTTTGTAAGTGTCAATGATTTTCACCAGACGTACAGCGATATCACCAAACTAATGTGTGATGCGTGTTCTTTTATTTAGGATGTGATCTAAACTATTTTTTACAAACAGGTTATTAAGAAAGCAGAATGATCACAAGGTCATATCCCATTATCATACCAGGAAAACATCACATGCTTCTATTTCCCAATACAGGAGTCATGCTTATTGTGTAACTGCATCCTTTTTATTGCTGGATCAGTGTTCATAGTGGATAAATTACAGCAACGTGGATTAAAGTGCATTGTATCATTACAGATCACTGATTGGAATGAGTTCAATTCAGTATTCCATGCCTGTTTGATTAAATAATACTATAAACagtgtacaaaaataaaaaacttgatATGGTAAAAATCATTCGAAAGTTTGATttcttgtattaaaaaaaaactcctcccGCTGTGCAAACAAACTCGCAGCGACCTTTGAAACGGACTCATGTAAACTCCAGTAACTGGACGTCCACTCGCAAGGTGaactgctgtaaaaaaaaaacaaacaaacaagtgagACGTAcaacaaactgtaaaaatataacTGATATTATTTCCTTTAACAAACCTTGAACTCCTGGATGTACgtgtagaagaagaagacgaaagTGAAGGCAGCTATCCACTCACTCGCAGCGCTCACGACATGCAGCTTGTAGCCCTatgaaattaaaacaaagtcgaaaaaaaatctttttttctcttttttttctttgtttgtttcttttaattatgTGAGTAAAAGGAACGCGCATGTTTGATTTGCCGCTGTGTTTCTCAGTAATTTAAGACGATCTGTGAGATTGAGATGAAGTGATGAGGACACCTGGTCTTCTGGGGTCCAGTGAAATTGGGTCTTCAGAAACGAGGCAGAAATAATAGCTGTGGGGGGAAAAGGATGTTAAGGAAAAAACAACCTGCCTCGTCCTTGCTCAAGCTCATAAGAGGTCAAATGACGTCGTATGGATGTAAAGGATACTTATAACCACTGTCAGTAAAGCCACCGAGGAAAAGACGGCACGGACGTGACACGTGCGCTTTGAAGATCCGTAAGGATGAACCTTGTACGAGATGATGGTCTGTAGGATGATGTAAATCATTCCGCAAATGAAGAACAATGAAGCTCCAATATCATGAACAGTTCTCATCTCTGTCTCCTAAAACGCGTTCATTTCATAAAGACACAAATAAAGATAGTGTGTTGGAGATGAGACAATTCTACAGTAGATAAAATTCATATAGGGTTTAATTGTTAGTGTACATTATTCCCAGCTACTAGAACAAAAACTGCTGATACCACCACCTACTTCTGTAACTatgattattagtagtattattagaATCAGTAGCTGGTTATGTGAACCACGATAGTCATAAATTTATAGTAACATTATAACAGCACACTATGACTCGTGTGATTGTGAACAAACCTGAAATGTTGCTACAAAACACATCCCTATACAAGAGAGTGTAGCCAAGACGAAAGCAGCTTTGTTCAGACACGGAGACATGGCAACTCTTCCTTCAATCAGCTTCTGCACAAATTTATATCTGGCAAACATGGTGGCAAACCCTAGAAACAACAGAGTGTATATGTGAGAGAGCGGTTTATCGTATTGCACAGCGCACGTGCACGCACGCCGAGACATTTAATGTGATCTTGGATCGGTTGTGAAAATTCTGTATAGCTCTGTGTTTCATTTCTCTAGCCGCAGTTTGGGGTTTTGCCTTTGACTGGATTCGAGTTTACCCAACTGAGTCACACAGCGGAGAAATGATTTCAtttgttgtgtcttttttttttgttttactgaaagagaaatgaaactgCTGCATACGCTGCAAAGCGTGTTTGTGAAAATTCCACCGTTTCTCAAGAAAATCTGTGACTTTGGGACAGCACCACAAAAACTTTGCATCGCATATCTCTGGTGAATTCCACATGATGTCATtgagtttgttttatgtgtaaatTTCACACTGAATTTTGTTTGAACTTATTAACGAATCACCTCATCTTTGGAGCAATGCTTTTGCCAAATGATTAACATTTGACTGACGTTCGactaaatacaatttaaataaaaaatactagaAATAGTATTCACTGTACAGTAGCAAAGAAAAAATtggatttatataaatatggatCAGAGGCAGAAgagtataattattataaataaagtgcagatgtgCTCGaataattagtgtgtgtgtgtgtatatatatgtgtgtacatacatatacatatatatttatatatatttatatgtatatatatatatatatatatatatatatatatatatatatatatatatatatatatatggcataTTTTAAAGCAAGCACAATATATGGCATTGTGTTAtggtgtcatttttattctaaggtttgtgaaaataaataaattag contains:
- the washc3 gene encoding WASH complex subunit 3, with the translated sequence MDEDGLPIVGSGIDLTKVPAIQQRRIVTFLNQFIVHTVRFLNRFSTVCEEKLSTISLRIQQIETTLSILETKLSSIPGLEDVTVDRVDRRPSAETNGPAVGSSAPAGSTVPSPPSEVPGQGQEGSQGPKGEPAADNVMTVAKDPRYARYLKMVQVGVPVMAIKNKMILEGLDPNLLDSPDAPVPDFSKKGTEEQENDSSDSESSFSD
- the dram1 gene encoding DNA damage-regulated autophagy modulator protein 1, coding for MVWFLEGLCFLPTFLVIWSSCTFILNYLIALGRGDVDVIFPYISDTGVAPPERCIFGLMATISALAGFATMFARYKFVQKLIEGRVAMSPCLNKAAFVLATLSCIGMCFVATFQETEMRTVHDIGASLFFICGMIYIILQTIISYKVHPYGSSKRTCHVRAVFSSVALLTVVITIISASFLKTQFHWTPEDQGYKLHVVSAASEWIAAFTFVFFFYTYIQEFKQFTLRVDVQLLEFT